The genomic segment GGAAGCAATTCTCCCTGAAAAACTCCCAGCAATCCACTCGCGGAATATCGGCATCGCCTGGACTTCTGTTGGGAGTTCAAATGTTTCACCTTGATACTCTCGGTTAAAGCGATAGGCTATTTGGGCTAATCTTTCGTCCCACTGGGTTGATTTGGGTGAACTAAAGAGATTTTGGAACTGAGAATCGGACTTTTTAGACATTTAGGTTTTTGCTACTCTTTCTAAGGATTGTAGTCAAATTCGCTTTGCGATCGCTAAATAAATATCAATAATCTAGCAATAAATTTCTCCATAGGCATAGCCCATCGTAGACATTGCATTATGATAAAGTAGTAGGCAGTATTGGATAACTAATGATTGTCAACAAGAAAGCAGTATCTAATAATTAGCTAATTCCTCTCAGAAACCTATCAAAATTAATCTGTTGATTTGCTTACTTGTAAAAACCTATGCAAGCAATTGCAATTGCTTCTGTAGAACAAATCAAGATGATGTTGAAATTATATCCAGTACGCAAATTAGAGTAGGGAATTTAACAGTTAATAACTGAGATTACTTATTTATTCAGGATCTTTAAAATCTAAAAGCACACATAAGTCAAGCGATACTGTTATAAATAATTTTCTGATATTTCTATATAAATTTGTTATGAACGAATTAAGAAAATATTTTGTAATTTTGCGTATGATTGAAAAGTATCTGTTAATGCTATAAGCTTGAGGTTCTTTTACCTCAGCAACCTTTTTTGCGCTGGCAGGGATTATTAGCTAAGCCGAAGGAAAAGAAAACCATTACTTCGACTGAAGCATTATTCTTATCCTTTTGGGGAAGCCTCGTCTGTATATCTCAAGAAAGACAATGAATCCTAATAAAATCTTCTGGAGAAGAGATGTCTTTGGCAAATTCATTCACGAGTGATGAAAAAAAGCAAAACTCTCACCAGCCTTTGATTTTGGTAGTTGAAGACAATAATGATAGTCTTCTGTTGATTAGCTACGCTCTAGAGTCAATGGGTTGTAGATTCATTTGTCAAACAGATTGTTCTGCAACGGTGTTGGTGGCTAAAGAATATCAGCCGGACTTAATCTTGTTGGATATTTTGTTACCAGGTCTAAGCGGTATCGATGTTGCGTGTCATTTGAAGCAAGAACCTCTAACTCACGAAATTCCAGTGGTTGCAGTTACAGCTTTAGCCACTAAGGGGGATCGAGAGCGTATTTTGAGTAGCGGCTTTGATGATTACATTAGCAAACCCTACATGCTTGAGGATTTAGAGGCTGTAATTCGTCGTGCGCTTGAGGGAAAATTCAGTCTTCATCCGGCTTTTGAGGTTTGCCAAGATTAGCAATGTAGCAGGGAATAAACAACAGGAAACGAGCAATAAGTTTGAGAGTATTCTTCAAGAGCTAGAGTCAATGTTTTTGGGTAGTTGGACAGTGAATAAACTGCCTTTACCTATTTCAGAGGTGACTCGAATAGTTCCTGTGTGTGCTTCTACAATTCGGTGGGATAGATGTAGTCCTAAACCGCTACCTGAGCGTTTGTTTCTACCTTGACGAAATCGCTCAAAAATTGTTGCTTGGTCTTCAGGCGCAATTCCATATCCTGTATCTTCTACTTCGATTGTTACCCAATCTTGATGTTTAGAATTTGGTGATTTTTCAAAAATGCGGACTGTTATGCCTCCTGTGTCTGTAAATTTGATAGCATTTGCA from the Nostoc sp. GT001 genome contains:
- a CDS encoding response regulator — its product is MSLANSFTSDEKKQNSHQPLILVVEDNNDSLLLISYALESMGCRFICQTDCSATVLVAKEYQPDLILLDILLPGLSGIDVACHLKQEPLTHEIPVVAVTALATKGDRERILSSGFDDYISKPYMLEDLEAVIRRALEGKFSLHPAFEVCQD